The DNA region TTACTTCTCAGGAGAGGTTAAAAATCAGCCCCTCATTTATAAAGGAGAGATGAGTTCAGTCGCTATCAGAAAGAAGGATGAGTTAGAAAAAATTAAAATCTATAACCTTTTAGGGGAAGTTGTTTTGGAAGATAAGGGCGAAAAGAAGACTTTAGATTTTTCCCAGAGACTGCCCACTGGTATCTATATCTTAAAAATTGAAGGGAAAGGAAAAACGGAAACGAAAAAGATTATCATAATGCGCTAAGGGTTTGATACAAATTACTTAAATCGCCAATTATTCTTTCCCAAGAGAATTGGCTTTGGATAAATTTATAACCGGCTTCACCCATTTCCCTTCGGAGATTTTCGTCTCTTAAAAGTGCTAAGATTGCTTCTTTTAATTCGCCAACAGATTTTTCCTTCACTAAAATGCCGGTCCTTTGGTGTTTCACAATATCGGTAATACCACCAATCCCGGAGGCGATGACTGGTTTTTGATAACTCATCGCCTCCAATAAAACAACACCCAACATCTCGGTATCACCTTTGGCGTCAAAGATTGCGGGCAAGATAAAGATATCGCACATCTCGTAATATCTTTCCAATTCCGGGGAAGAGATAAAACCGGTAAATCTTACTGCTTCACCCACTCCTAACTCCTTAGCCAATGTCTCTAATTTTTCCCTTTCTTTACCGTCACCAATAATTGTTAAAAAAGCAGGGGTCTCTTTTCTCACTTCGGCGAATGCCCGAATTAAATACTCTACCCCCTTTCTTTCTACCAGCCGGCCGACAAACAGGAGTTGGGGGATTGGATTTTTTTCTTCTCTTTTTATTTTCTTAACTTCAATCGCAGCCCCAAAAGGGACGATTACGATCCTCTTTTTCTCATCCGGCAAAACTTCCCTTATTAAAGAGGCGCCGTAATTAGAGATGGCGGTTATGGCATCCGATTGGGAAAGGAGCCAGCGGAAAAATCTTTTAAGGAGAAAATTCTTCTTTAATAACTTCATCTCCGCCCCGTAAAAAGAAGAGATTAATTTTGCACCACAAACCTTTTTTCCAATATAACCGAATAGAGAATGGGGAAGAGGCCAATGGCACTGGATAATAGAGAATTTTTCTTTCCGGCAGAGGCGATAAATGGCGAAAAGACCAAAAAGGAGATAAAAGATAAGGATAATCTTATAGCGGAAGGAGCGGTTTAGTCGGTCCGGAACATTCTCATCGTGGGTTAGGTCTTCCCATCTCTTAAAGAAATAACGGAAGCGATGAACCTTTATCCCGAAGAGGCTTTGACTTTTTAATCCCCGGTAGGAGGAGGTGAATACCTCAACTTCAATCCCTTTTTCTCTCTGCTTTTCTAAGGTTTTGACCAACCAAGGGGTAATGACATCCCCGGGATGCCGGGGAAAGGCAGTGGCGATGTGGAGGACTTTTATCCGGGATGCGGTCAAGGATTTCTAATCCTATTTCGTCCCGATAAGGGACTGGGCAAGTTTCGCCTTTAAGCGCGCTGCCTTATTCTTATGGATAATCCCCCATTTGGCTGCCTTATCAATGATACTCTGGACTTTGGGCAGCAAGGAAAGGGCAGTTTCTTTATTGGGGGCTAATTTGAACTCCTTTATTGTCTTCTTTAACAATTGCTTTTTCGCTTTATTCCTTGCCGTCCGGACCTTTGTCTTCCGGATATT from candidate division WOR-3 bacterium includes:
- a CDS encoding glycosyltransferase family 4 protein, which codes for MTASRIKVLHIATAFPRHPGDVITPWLVKTLEKQREKGIEVEVFTSSYRGLKSQSLFGIKVHRFRYFFKRWEDLTHDENVPDRLNRSFRYKIILIFYLLFGLFAIYRLCRKEKFSIIQCHWPLPHSLFGYIGKKVCGAKLISSFYGAEMKLLKKNFLLKRFFRWLLSQSDAITAISNYGASLIREVLPDEKKRIVIVPFGAAIEVKKIKREEKNPIPQLLFVGRLVERKGVEYLIRAFAEVRKETPAFLTIIGDGKEREKLETLAKELGVGEAVRFTGFISSPELERYYEMCDIFILPAIFDAKGDTEMLGVVLLEAMSYQKPVIASGIGGITDIVKHQRTGILVKEKSVGELKEAILALLRDENLRREMGEAGYKFIQSQFSWERIIGDLSNLYQTLSAL
- the rpsT gene encoding 30S ribosomal protein S20 is translated as MAKRSKSVLKNIRKTKVRTARNKAKKQLLKKTIKEFKLAPNKETALSLLPKVQSIIDKAAKWGIIHKNKAARLKAKLAQSLIGTK